From the uncultured Methanobrevibacter sp. genome, the window TGTGGTTGCATTTGTGGCATTTTTTACTTGTATTTTTGGCATCAACAAATACTACTCCTTCCGCTTCAGGTTTATACCACTTGAATTTCTTTTGTAATTTATTTATGAATTCTGATAATGGGAAAATCATGTTTTGTTCTCCTCCAATGAGGATTTTGATATTGGAGTAATTTTTTTCAAAAACTATAACATC encodes:
- a CDS encoding transposase, giving the protein DVIVFEKNYSNIKILIGGEQNMIFPLSEFINKLQKKFKWYKPEAEGVVFVDAKNTSKKCHKCNHINEDLAVKTRDWICPKCGEKLDRDVNAAINILNRWDPGDCLESTQ